tagtgcgacagtgacagttgcatttcgttcgctacggagcgttaacgattggcacgttggctacacgGGCAGAccggaaaaataaataaatagatatttggAGAAAATCTTACACAggtcgacctagccccaaactaagcagagtttgtactatgggtactaggcgacgacatacatacgtatacagataaaaacatacttatatatgtacatagaaaacacccatgactcaggaacaaaatatatctgtaataaatacttactattaaatagtattcGATGAGTTTAagtatactattttattttgacttgtGACATTTTTTAGCTCCAGTTCTGCCTGGGCACTATGCCCTGATGGTATGGTCATGGGGCTACTTCGCATTCGACCTACTCTGGTGTCTGATGTACTGGAACCAAGGTCCCTTGATGCTGGCCCATCACTTCTGCACCCTAGTGGCCATTACGATCTACATGCACAGAAACGGGACAGGGTGTTCTTTCTCATGCACAATGGCGTTTATGGAAGTAACTAACCCATTTCTACAAATAAGATGGCGAGTCAACTCTTATTACTTATTCATTCAATTTTAGTACTGTTGAAATATGTAGCTATACCAATCGATATAGCCTTCCGTTAAAGGCCGCGGACTGGAAGCATAGACCGGCGCCGGCGGCCAGTGCCGCCGCCGCGCCACTATAGTCCAAAACAGCGGGCTGACGTTCCAACaactatgtaagtgcgaaagtgacaggcatagcgACAGGTGCTGAAAATGCGACCATGCTGGGCCTTGCAGATTCATATAAGTCGATACATTTTGATGGAGTCGCGCAAACCACCGCTCCTTGCCGAGCCACCGGCggcgtgcgtccagtccgcaACCTAGTAACTACGTCTACGTAGAAATATACGGGGATGCAATCACCTTGAACTTGTTAACGGCTACATATAGTAAAAACCACCCACACACCCACccacaaatacaaaaagtaaaatagaaccctattactaagactccgttgTCCGTCCGTGCGTCTGCCTATCCGTCTGTCATCAGACTGTATCTCAttaaccgtgatagttagacagctgatattttcacaggtgacgtatttctgttgccgctataacaacaaatattttaaaaaaattagctcaagaaaattaacccgaatatgggcaatcaggggaaataattcgtttagttttgaaaattgatatactTATACCTTCTGGTCTCCAGATAAACAAAGGtaccttttttcagatttttgctcatatttCGAATATCTTTACGAATAGCATTATGATTACTACGGACAAAAGTTTTACCGTAACATTCTTtacaaattttgttatgtttatttttactctaagatcaatactttaggagctacaggTTGTTTAAGTTAACAGAGAGACAAAAAGTAGACGATTACGAAAACGtagttttttcatatttgttcATCATATCTCAACTTTTTTGTTTAGAATAAGTAAGCTTAGTCACCTGCTgaccaaatataaaaaaccggccaagagcatgttgggccatgctcagtgtagggttccgtagttacccgtccgtcaacatagtttttgcaaaaaataataaacggctagaccgatcaGGTTCGCTATTCTATTCACTACTCTAGTGCCCAGAACGCTAGTGTACCATACCTACTCAAAGTAACCAATCAAGTTGGCGTGTGcgcaacatttttttatataaaaaatgtcgGTCAAAAGGCTACGTCGTAAACAATGTTGGTAGCTTACCTACAATTGTGGCTCGAATAATCCCTTCCCATCATAAactccggcaacgcacttacaacccctctggtgttacgGATGTCCATAGGCGTGATAATCGCTTACCGTTAGGTGaaccgtctgctcgtttgccacatataataaaaaaaattgtaaagtgCAAACGTTACTTGCCGGCGTGAGGGACTTCATGATTATTTTTGGCGTGTCAAATACAAAAACTGACACTCAGACGCAACGTTACCGACGGGTCAAAAGTGATGTTGAACGTTATGTATATGCACGTAGGTCGATGTTGTTCTGTGGACTTtggtgcggatatatccgtcattggcgttcaaatagttaaatagattttttgtccACAGGTTCCTCAAAACCGAAGGATATGGAAGGACGATGCTGTTCTACATAGTAGACATTCTCTATTTATCATCCTTTTTGCTAATACGAGGTGTTCTCGGCACctacattttatacaaaataatgccAGTCAAAGTTTTTGGCATAGACCAGAAGATGATCGCGATTTCATTATACATCATTTCCATTGGACTAATGCGGGAACTCATTTCgtatatttcatataaatacaaGGATAGAGCAATTGTAAGTTATTTATTGACTCCTTTGAGGTTTACATGTTGAACAAATTATTACTAAgaacgtttttttaaattaataaacaatacttTAAGGGTGTTAAGTTAACTGACATGCTATATTTGATTTGAAAGTGGAGTATTGGTTTAGGTAATTATAAAGGTTAATGAAGTACTGAATAGACTGTGCCATTGCTTCTTGAAAAAAACTTAACTCTTATTAGATTTATAATTCTTCAGCTAGaattagaaaatgttttttcgggTATTTAGGTAAATCCATTGAATATGTTGGTTTTTAACACattcgtagccgatcccagtgttttcccgctttgtagaggaaagcgactacgaacagagaacccgcggATTCCCAGTACTCAATGTGTTAGTTTAGTTCTTTATAAAGGAGTCCAGAGCAGTAAGGTATGCATCATTGTATGTAAAAGACTTAAGTTCATACAATATAAGAAATAATAGTGACCAAACAACCTTCATAGAATATGTACAGTTAGCAATCAATTATTTaccattaatattaatttaattgacaTAAGTCATACTTGAACAATACATAATGTaaacactatttattttaaaaaaatattcccgAAATAATACTTTTACTTTCAGCATCTCACAGAATGGCAATTATACAAATTTctgcactttttttatttttgggttATTTGGTCCTTATAAAGGCCTCCAGGTGTCAGGATCATgtaatttacaatt
The nucleotide sequence above comes from Cydia pomonella isolate Wapato2018A chromosome 2, ilCydPomo1, whole genome shotgun sequence. Encoded proteins:
- the LOC133534780 gene encoding TLC domain-containing protein 5-like, whose product is MDIVPELDTPSLLKLASFLFWSCLYLLSCVRQPDKCPEYHSRVVTLLHGSVSSVVGLAQCGLGSLSICRLTAPVLPGHYALMVWSWGYFAFDLLWCLMYWNQGPLMLAHHFCTLVAITIYMHRNGTGCSFSCTMAFMEVTNPFLQIRWFLKTEGYGRTMLFYIVDILYLSSFLLIRGVLGTYILYKIMPVKVFGIDQKMIAISLYIISIGLMRELISYISYKYKDRAIASVTNFLDYHGIILNDCDDI